A single Streptomyces sannanensis DNA region contains:
- the proC gene encoding pyrroline-5-carboxylate reductase, protein MTQTVAVLGTGKIGEALLSGMIRAGWPSAHLLVTARRADRAEELRTRYGVEVVTNAEAAKRADTLILTVKPQDMGKLLDELTPHVTSERLVISAAAGIPTAFIEERLAPDVPVVRVMPNTPVLVDEGMSVISAGSHATAADLTHAEEIFGGVGKTLRVPESQQDAATALSGSGPAYFYYLVEAMTDAGILLGLPRAQAHDLIVQAAIGAAVMLRDSGEHPVKLREAVTSPAGTTISAIRELENHGVRAALIAALEAARDRSRELASGNG, encoded by the coding sequence ATGACCCAGACCGTCGCAGTCCTTGGCACCGGAAAGATCGGCGAGGCCCTGCTCAGCGGCATGATCCGGGCCGGCTGGCCCTCCGCCCACCTGCTGGTCACCGCCCGTCGCGCCGATCGCGCGGAAGAGCTGCGCACCCGCTACGGCGTCGAGGTCGTCACCAACGCCGAGGCCGCCAAGCGGGCCGACACCCTCATCCTGACCGTCAAGCCGCAGGACATGGGCAAACTCCTCGACGAGCTCACCCCCCATGTCACCTCCGAGCGCCTCGTCATCAGCGCGGCCGCCGGCATCCCCACCGCCTTCATCGAGGAGCGTCTCGCCCCCGATGTGCCCGTCGTCCGGGTCATGCCGAACACCCCCGTACTCGTCGACGAGGGCATGTCCGTCATCTCGGCCGGCAGCCACGCCACGGCGGCCGACCTGACCCACGCCGAGGAGATCTTCGGAGGCGTCGGCAAGACCCTCCGTGTCCCCGAGTCCCAGCAGGACGCGGCCACCGCGCTCTCCGGATCGGGACCGGCGTACTTCTACTACCTCGTCGAGGCCATGACCGATGCCGGAATCCTGCTCGGTCTGCCTCGCGCCCAGGCGCACGACCTGATCGTGCAGGCCGCCATCGGCGCCGCGGTCATGCTCCGCGACAGCGGCGAGCACCCGGTCAAGCTCCGCGAGGCCGTCACCTCCCCCGCCGGTACGACCATCAGCGCCATCCGCGAGCTGGAGAACCACGGTGTACGGGCCGCCTTGATCGCCGCACTCGAAGCGGCCCGCGACCGCAGCCGCGAACTCGCCTCCGGCAACGGCTGA
- the trpS gene encoding tryptophan--tRNA ligase: protein MTRIFSGVKPTGHLTLGNYLGAVRRWAEIDQHGADALFCVVDLHALTVEHDPARVHRLSRQAASVLLAAGLDPKLCTVFVQSHVDEHTRLSYLLECTATDGEMRRMIQYKEKAAQERARGGSVRLSLLTYPVLMAADILAYRTEEVPVGDDQTQHVELTRDLAERFNQRYGHTFVVPRATHPPVAARVMDLQSPLSKMGKSHTATGGIVYLLDDADVVRKKIMRAVTDSGQDVEYDRERRPGVANLLDVLAACEGGDPEELAGAYRSYGALKKDTAEAVVELLRPLRERHAELVADPGYVDEVLRAGAERARKLARPVVDRAYRAVGLLPPVG from the coding sequence ATGACGCGGATCTTCAGCGGGGTCAAGCCGACCGGGCATCTGACACTGGGCAACTACCTGGGAGCCGTCCGCCGGTGGGCCGAGATCGACCAGCACGGGGCCGACGCGCTGTTCTGCGTGGTCGATCTGCATGCCCTGACCGTGGAACACGATCCGGCGCGGGTGCACAGACTGAGCAGGCAGGCCGCCTCCGTGCTGCTGGCCGCCGGCCTGGATCCGAAGCTGTGCACCGTATTCGTACAGAGCCATGTGGACGAGCACACTCGCCTCTCGTACCTGCTCGAGTGCACCGCCACGGACGGGGAAATGCGGCGGATGATTCAGTACAAGGAGAAGGCGGCTCAGGAACGGGCGCGGGGTGGGAGCGTACGGCTGTCACTGCTGACGTATCCGGTGCTGATGGCGGCCGACATCCTGGCGTACAGGACGGAAGAAGTGCCCGTGGGTGACGACCAGACGCAGCATGTCGAGCTGACGCGGGATCTGGCGGAACGGTTCAACCAGCGATACGGGCACACCTTCGTCGTACCGAGGGCGACGCATCCGCCGGTGGCGGCGCGAGTGATGGATCTGCAGTCGCCGCTTTCCAAGATGGGCAAGTCGCACACGGCCACGGGCGGGATCGTCTATCTGCTGGACGATGCCGATGTCGTGCGGAAGAAGATCATGCGCGCGGTGACCGACAGTGGTCAGGACGTGGAGTACGACCGGGAGCGCCGGCCCGGGGTGGCGAATCTGCTCGATGTGCTCGCTGCGTGCGAGGGCGGGGACCCGGAGGAGCTGGCCGGTGCGTACAGGTCGTACGGCGCTCTGAAGAAGGACACGGCGGAGGCGGTCGTGGAGTTGCTACGGCCCCTGCGTGAGCGGCATGCGGAACTGGTGGCCGATCCGGGATATGTGGACGAGGTGCTGAGGGCAGGGGCCGAACGGGCCAGGAAGCTCGCGCGGCCGGTGGTGGACCGGGCCTATCGGGCGGTGGGGCTGCTGCCGCCCGTCGGCTGA